The genome window GTCCGCCGGCCTCGTGGCCTCGGCCGTGGGCGGCCTCATCGGCGCAGCCGTCCTCGCACTCTCGCTGCCGGTCCTGCGACCGATCGTGCTCGCGTTCCGGCCTCCGGAGTTCTTCGCCTTGATCCTCGTCGCCATGGTGTTCATGGCGTTCGTCGGGGGAGGCGACCCGCTCAAGGGCCTCATCTCCGGAGGCCTGGGCCTCATGCTGGCCTTCGTCGGGCTGGAGAACAGCACCGCCCAGCAGCGCTACACGTTCGGTGAGCTGTTCTTGTGGGACGGCCTCCCGCTCGTCCCCATCGTCCTCGGCCTGTATGCGATCACCGAGATGCTGGCGCTCATCGAGCGAGGTGGGGCGATCAGTGGCGCCAAGCACCCCGTCGGGTGGGCGCACCAGATGCTCCGTGGCGCAACGGACGTCTTCCGCCACTGGCAGGCCACGCTGCAGAGTTCCATCGCTGGGCTCTGGGTGGGCATGGCCCCGGGACTGGGCGACTCGGCCGCGCAGTTCGTCGGCTACGCGCAGGTCGCGAAGACGTCGAAGAACCGCGAGAACTTCGGGAAGGGCGCCATCGAGGGCGTCATCGCCGCGGACGCCGCCACCAATTCGAAAGAGGGCGGGGCCCTGATCCCGACCCTGGCGTTCGGCATCCCCGGAAGTTCGTCGATGGCGATCGTCATCGCCGCGTTTCTCGCGTTCGGTATCCAGCCGGGTCCGGAGATGCTGACGCAGAACGTCGACATCGTCTGGATGATCATCTGGATCCTGGTCTTCGCCAACCTGATCACGGCCGTGGTCTGTCTCGGCGTGACGCCGGGAATCGCCAAGCTGACGCAGTTGCGAGCGTCACTGCTCGTGCCGCCGATCCTCGTGCTCAGTGTGTTCGGTGCCTACTCGTCCTCGAGTCGTCTGGGCGACATCCTGACGTTGTTCGGGTTCGGGCTGTTCGGGTGGCTCCTCAAGAGGTTCGGCTACTCGCGCGCCATCTTCTTGATCGGATTCGTGCTGGGCCCGATCCTGGAATCCAACTACCTGCTGTCGATGCGGATCTTCGGCCCGGCCTTCCTGCGCCGGCCCATCACGATGGTGTTGCTCGCGCTCCTGCTGCTCATCGTGGTCGGCCCGGTGATGAAGCGGCTGCTCGACGGCTTGCGAACACCTCGCGCCGATGCGGAGAAGGCCAGCGGCGGCGAGGGCCGGTGACTCCGCTGGGCGACAAATGGTTAGACCTTTGACGGACCTTCTGATAGGTTCGTCGGAACGCGGGTGGCCGGCATCGTCGTGTCGGCGGCGCCCGATCGACAACGAGTGCGAAGGGCTTCGTTATGGTCAAGGACGCGATCGTCAACGACAAGATGGCGGCCAAGTTCGCCACGGAGAAGGAAACGCCCTACACGCGCTGGGTGGCCTCCGAGGGTCTGGAGATCATCGCGGCGCACTATGTGCCCGACCTCCGCACCGTCGAGCTCAAGCCATGGGATCGCCGGGGGGGCAAGGGCGTGTTCATCAACCATGAGGCGTCCCGCACCTCCAACGACTGCTACGTGTGCGAGATCCCGGCTGGGGGCAAGCTCGCCCCGCAGCGACAGCTGTTCGAGGAGATGATTCTCGTCCTCGAAGGGCAGGGATCGACTCGGGTTTGGAACGACGCCGGGGCCGAGGTGACGTTCGAGTGGCAAGCGGGCTCGATGTTCGCCATCCCCCTGAACACCAACCACCAGCACTTCAACGGCTCGGGCCAGAAGGCAGCGAGATTCGTCTCGTCGACGAACATGCCCCCCGTGGTGAACCTCTACGACGACGTCGACTTCGTGTTCGGTACCGCGCACGACTTCACGAACCGGTTCAACGGTGAGCCCGACTACTTCGCCCCGAAGGGGGAGCAGAAGGGTTTGCTCCTGGACACCAACTTCGTCGCGGACGCGGTCAACCTCCCGCTGATCGAAGCCAAGGAACGCGGAGCGGGTGGCGGCCACATTCGTTTTGCCATGGCCAAGGGGTCGATGAACAGCCACATCTCCCAGTTCCCGACCGCGACGTACAAGAAGGCGCACCGTCATGGCCCTGGTGCGCACGTGATCATCCTGTCCGGCACCGGATACAGCCTGATGTGGCCCGAAGGTGAAGAACCGCGTCGTTACGAGTGGGGGCCAGGGGCGATGATCGTGCCGCCGAACATGTGGTTCCACCAGCACTTCAACAGCGGCACGGAGCCGGCTCGCTACCTCGCGTTCAAGCACGAGGTCGTCTCGGTGCGCAACGCGCAAGGAGTGCCGAAGGCCTGGATCAGCCAGCGAATCGGGGGTGACCAGATCGACTACGCCGACGAATCCGAGTTGGTGCGTTCGACCTTCCGTGACGCGCTCGCCGAGGTGGGTCTCGAACCGGCCATGGACGAGGTCTACGAGGCCGAACTCGAGGACCTTCCGCCCAAGCCGGACCACGCCGACGCGCCTGCCTGATCCGGACCGTGACGGCGCCCAGCGGCGAGCCCGACGGTCGAGTGCACTCGCCGTATTCTCCCGACCATCACCACGACCACGACCACGACGCTCTCAGCCCGATCGAAGAGAACCCGATCTGGCAGCAGGACAACGTCGTCCTGCACAGCGTTGGCATGGATGTCGGTTCGTCCGGTACGCAGGTGGTGTTCTCCCGGCTGCACCTGCGACGGATCGGGGAGGAACTCACCAGCCGCTATATCGTGGTGCGCCGCGACACGCTGTATCACTCGCCGGTGGTGCTCACGCCGTACGCCGACGACGAGCGGATCGATGCCGCGCAACTCGGCGGGATCATCGACGAAGCGTATGCCGCCGCAAACGTGCGACCCGAGGACGTGGACACGGGCGTCGTCATCCTGACCGGTGAGGCGCTTCGCCGGCGCAATGCCGAGCGAATCACCCAGATCCTCGCTGAACGCGGCGGTGAGCTCGTCTGCGCGAGCGCCGGTCACAACATGGAGGCGATGCTTGCCGCGTACGGGTCTGGTGCGGCGAAGGCGTCCTACGAGCAGCGCACCCGGCTGCTGAACATCGACATCGGCGGCGGGACCACCAAGCTTGCCGTCGTCGACCACGGTCGCGTCGTCGCCACCGCGGCCGTTCACGTGGGCGGGCGGCTGCAGGTCATCGACGAGGAAGGCCGCATCGTGCGGCTGGATCCCGCGGGCGCGGAACATGCCCGCCGCGCCGGCTTCGCCTGGCAGGTCGGCGAACACATCGACCCGCAACGACTGGACGAGGTGGCCGAAACCATGGCCGATGCGCTGCTGTCGGCGATCTGGGACCGACCGCTCGACGACGCCGTCGAGCAGCTCTACCTGACGGACGTCATCGCCGACCTCGGTCCGATCCACGGGGTGATGGTCTCCGGGGGGGTCGCCGAGTACGTCTATGACCGGGAACAGCGGCATTTCGGCGATCTGGGCCGGCCCTTGGGCAGGGCACTCCGAGAACGGTTCGATGCGCACGGGGTCCCACTGCTCCCAGCAGGGGAGTGCATCCGCGCGACGGCGCTGGGAGCGTCGGAGTACAGCGTGCAGTTGAGCGGCAACACCGGATGGATCTCCAACCACGATGCCCTGCTGCCGCGCCGCAACCTGCAGGTGGTCAGGCCGCCGTACGTGCTCGACGACGAGATCCTGCCGGCCGATATCGCGACGGCCGTTCGGGACCACCTCGCGGCGTTCGACAAGGACCATCCGGATGCCGAGGTGGCGCTCGCGCTCCACTTCTCCGGTCCGCCGGCCTACGAGCGGCTGCACGCCTTCGCTGCGGGTGTCGCCCAAGGGCTGCGTACGCGTATCGACGGCGGCCATCCGCTGTACCTCATGCTCGATGGCGACGTGGCCATGACGCTCGGACGGTTGCTCGACGAGGAGTTCGGCGTGCGTGCCGACCTGCTGGTCATCGACGGGCTCAGCCTGTGGGACTTCGATTTCATCGACCTCGGGCGCCTGCGGCATCCCTCCAACACGGTGCCCGTCACGATCAAGTCGCTGGTCTTCAGCGAAGACCCACGCCACGGCGGCAAGGCGCGGGTCTAGCACCGAGGTGGCAAGCCGCTCCGCCCGCCCGCAGTGTGTCGAAGGAGTATCCGCAATGGACATGAACAGCCCGCGCGTAGGGCTCATCGGGCTCGGCCTGATGGGAGCGCCCGTCGCCCGAAACCTGCTGCAGGCAGGCGTTCGGCTGACCTGTAACGATCTCGACGCATCCGCGGTTGCCGTTGCGGTCGAGCAGGGCGCGACGGCCGCCGCCACCGCCGCGGAGGTGGCCGCCGACAGCGATGTCATCCTGGTGATCGTGCCGACGAACGAGGACGCACGCGAGGTCGTCGCCGGATCGGACGGCGTGCTATCCACGGCCCGGCCGGGCTCGGTCGTCGTCCTGTGCAGTTCGCTCAGGCCCGACACCTGTGCCGAACTCGAGGAACGGGCACGGGAGGCGGGGGTCCACCTCATCGATGCACCCATGACGGGCGGTATCCGTGGCGCCGAGCAGGGCACGATGACGCTGCTGGTGGGCGGTGACGTCGCCGCACTGCAGCGGGCGCGACCCGCCCTCGAACTCATCAGCAGCACGATCCACCACCTCGGTGGCATCGGCGCGGGGCAGGTGGGCAAGACGGTGAACAACCTCATCCACTGGGGAGAGGTCGTCGTCATCACGGAAGCCTTGGCGCTGGGTGCGAAGCTCGGCGTCGACGTCAGTCGTATGCGGCGAGCACTGATGGACGCCAGCGTCGACAGCAGGACGCTGCGTGAACTGGAGAAGATGAAGTTCACCTGGCATGCCAAGGACCTGGAGGATGCCATGGACATGGCGGCCACCGTGGGACATCGCATGCCCGCAGCCGAGATGTCTCGTGAGGAGATGCTGTCGATCACTCCGGAGCGGGTGGCGCGACTGCTCGCCGACGAGGACTGGGACGCCTGAGTCGGTCGACACCGCGCGTCAGTTGCGGATGTCCTCGAGAAACCACTCGGTCGGGAACGCATGCCCGAGTCCTCGCTCGCGTGCCAGCTGCAGTGTCAGCCCGCCGACGGCCGCGAACTGCAGCCCCTGCGTCCCCGTGGTGACGAAGAGCGAGATCTGCTCATCAGAGGTTCGGCCGGGATGCCGCCCCGTGTGCAGATCGACGAGCGAGGGGTATACCCCACGCTCGGTGCCTCGTCCGGCCGGGATACGCCGACGCTCATCCGGACTGCCGGCGACGTAGGCGGCGAGGCTGCCCCGTGGCCACTGCATGCCCGGCACGGCCGCACCGTAGGGGACGGTACTGACGCCCAACTGCACGATCGGATCGGCGAGGTCGAGCAACTGCTGGCCGAGTTCGCGACGGGTCACGCACGTGACGTGGGCTCCAGGGGCGACCCATGTGGCATCGAACGTGGGCCCCATCGAGTCCGTGGCGGTCGCAACGATGTCGGCACCGCGCACGGCCTTTTCGGCCTCGTCGACAGCCACCACCCGCAGTCCCAACTCCTCGACGGCCTGACGGGCGAATCGATCGCGGTTGCTGCGCGTCGGGCTGAAGACGCGCACCTCCTCGAGCCTCCGTACCTGCATGATCGCTTCGACGTAGGTGCGCGCCATGCCGCCGGACCCCAACAGCCCGAGCGTGCGCGCGTCCGGTCGTGCGAGCACGTCGACGCCGATACCGGCGCTGCCGCCCACCCGCATGTGCTGCAGGTATCCGTCCTGGATCAGCGCGAGCGGTTCACCGTTGCTCGTGGCGTACAGGATGATCATGCCGGAGTAGGTCCCGGGCGCGACGCAGTACTTCTCCTCGGTGCGGCCGTCGGGCCAGGAGACGATGTCGGATTTGAGCCGCGTGGCGAGGACGCCGTAGCTGCGGCATGCCCCCGTCATGCTGCCGAACCGGTAGTAGTCGTGCTCCCCACCGGTCGGTGCGTACAGATCGATCCGGGGGATGTACGCGGCGTCGCCGACGGCCAGGTCGGCGTAGCCCACCCGAAGGGCGCGCAGCGTGGTCGGCATGTCGAGTACCTCACGCACGTCATCGTTCCGTAGCAACAGCATGCAGCGCTCCTTCGGCGACTCGTGACATATGGTTATACCAATCAAGTCTTGAAGGCGAGGTCGTGAAGCGTCGGTATCGAGGTGCGCGGAGGGGGAGCGGGCCGGCCATGGCGCCGTTGCGCGTGCCCGCCTATCGCCGTGTCTGGATGGCGATGACCGTCAGCCATCTCGGCACCTACCTCCAGCTGAGTGCCGCACCGTGGTTGATGCACGAGATGACGCGGTCGCCACTGATGGTCAGCCTGGTGACGTCGGCCCTGCTGCTGCCCAGACTGGTGCTCACCCTGCCGGCCGGCGCGCTCTCGGACGTCATCGACCGCCGCACCATCATGCTGGTGGCCCAGGCGGTCAGCGCGCTGGCCACGGGAAGTCTCGCCGTCGTCGTCGCCATGGGAGCCTTGACGCCGAATTGGTTGCTCGCCTTCACCCTGTTGCTCGGTGTCGGCTCCGCGATCGACAAGCCGTCCCACCAGACCATGGTGCCGGACCTCGTGCCCGCCGCCATGCGTGCGCAGGCGATCACGCTGAATTCCGGCGCGCACCATGCTGCTCGCGTCGTAGGGCCCAGCATCGGCGGGCTGCTCGTCGCGCTCGAGGTGGCCGAACTCGCCTTCGCCGGCAATGCCGTGTCGTTCCTGCTGGTCATGGCCGTGTTGCGGACGTTGCCTCGCGATCGCGAGACCGCAGACGCCCGCCGGGCGGCCGGGAGGAA of Egicoccus sp. AB-alg6-2 contains these proteins:
- a CDS encoding tripartite tricarboxylate transporter permease, which codes for MAPLDGLALLSPTVFVYMLLGVLFSTVVVITPGLGGLFAIAVILPFALTLDPVAGIAMILGVNVVSGTGNTITAILFGIPGSASGVASTFDGFPMSRRGEGVRAVSAGLVASAVGGLIGAAVLALSLPVLRPIVLAFRPPEFFALILVAMVFMAFVGGGDPLKGLISGGLGLMLAFVGLENSTAQQRYTFGELFLWDGLPLVPIVLGLYAITEMLALIERGGAISGAKHPVGWAHQMLRGATDVFRHWQATLQSSIAGLWVGMAPGLGDSAAQFVGYAQVAKTSKNRENFGKGAIEGVIAADAATNSKEGGALIPTLAFGIPGSSSMAIVIAAFLAFGIQPGPEMLTQNVDIVWMIIWILVFANLITAVVCLGVTPGIAKLTQLRASLLVPPILVLSVFGAYSSSSRLGDILTLFGFGLFGWLLKRFGYSRAIFLIGFVLGPILESNYLLSMRIFGPAFLRRPITMVLLALLLLIVVGPVMKRLLDGLRTPRADAEKASGGEGR
- a CDS encoding ethanolamine ammonia lyase-activating protein gives rise to the protein MVKDAIVNDKMAAKFATEKETPYTRWVASEGLEIIAAHYVPDLRTVELKPWDRRGGKGVFINHEASRTSNDCYVCEIPAGGKLAPQRQLFEEMILVLEGQGSTRVWNDAGAEVTFEWQAGSMFAIPLNTNHQHFNGSGQKAARFVSSTNMPPVVNLYDDVDFVFGTAHDFTNRFNGEPDYFAPKGEQKGLLLDTNFVADAVNLPLIEAKERGAGGGHIRFAMAKGSMNSHISQFPTATYKKAHRHGPGAHVIILSGTGYSLMWPEGEEPRRYEWGPGAMIVPPNMWFHQHFNSGTEPARYLAFKHEVVSVRNAQGVPKAWISQRIGGDQIDYADESELVRSTFRDALAEVGLEPAMDEVYEAELEDLPPKPDHADAPA
- a CDS encoding ethanolamine ammonia-lyase reactivating factor EutA; the protein is MTAPSGEPDGRVHSPYSPDHHHDHDHDALSPIEENPIWQQDNVVLHSVGMDVGSSGTQVVFSRLHLRRIGEELTSRYIVVRRDTLYHSPVVLTPYADDERIDAAQLGGIIDEAYAAANVRPEDVDTGVVILTGEALRRRNAERITQILAERGGELVCASAGHNMEAMLAAYGSGAAKASYEQRTRLLNIDIGGGTTKLAVVDHGRVVATAAVHVGGRLQVIDEEGRIVRLDPAGAEHARRAGFAWQVGEHIDPQRLDEVAETMADALLSAIWDRPLDDAVEQLYLTDVIADLGPIHGVMVSGGVAEYVYDREQRHFGDLGRPLGRALRERFDAHGVPLLPAGECIRATALGASEYSVQLSGNTGWISNHDALLPRRNLQVVRPPYVLDDEILPADIATAVRDHLAAFDKDHPDAEVALALHFSGPPAYERLHAFAAGVAQGLRTRIDGGHPLYLMLDGDVAMTLGRLLDEEFGVRADLLVIDGLSLWDFDFIDLGRLRHPSNTVPVTIKSLVFSEDPRHGGKARV
- a CDS encoding NAD(P)-dependent oxidoreductase yields the protein MDMNSPRVGLIGLGLMGAPVARNLLQAGVRLTCNDLDASAVAVAVEQGATAAATAAEVAADSDVILVIVPTNEDAREVVAGSDGVLSTARPGSVVVLCSSLRPDTCAELEERAREAGVHLIDAPMTGGIRGAEQGTMTLLVGGDVAALQRARPALELISSTIHHLGGIGAGQVGKTVNNLIHWGEVVVITEALALGAKLGVDVSRMRRALMDASVDSRTLRELEKMKFTWHAKDLEDAMDMAATVGHRMPAAEMSREEMLSITPERVARLLADEDWDA
- a CDS encoding ornithine cyclodeaminase family protein — its product is MLLLRNDDVREVLDMPTTLRALRVGYADLAVGDAAYIPRIDLYAPTGGEHDYYRFGSMTGACRSYGVLATRLKSDIVSWPDGRTEEKYCVAPGTYSGMIILYATSNGEPLALIQDGYLQHMRVGGSAGIGVDVLARPDARTLGLLGSGGMARTYVEAIMQVRRLEEVRVFSPTRSNRDRFARQAVEELGLRVVAVDEAEKAVRGADIVATATDSMGPTFDATWVAPGAHVTCVTRRELGQQLLDLADPIVQLGVSTVPYGAAVPGMQWPRGSLAAYVAGSPDERRRIPAGRGTERGVYPSLVDLHTGRHPGRTSDEQISLFVTTGTQGLQFAAVGGLTLQLARERGLGHAFPTEWFLEDIRN